In Silene latifolia isolate original U9 population chromosome 3, ASM4854445v1, whole genome shotgun sequence, a single window of DNA contains:
- the LOC141647842 gene encoding putative linoleate 9S-lipoxygenase 5, whose product MMNLLLNKTTIVVNHTFLSIYPRTKIIPATKLHLNMSSDIKGKTKHTSLNVFNKSTHVKEKEDFADVNKVVVKGIVVLKKKSLLGLKDVSDSSVLDTVEAEKVSLQLVSAVNADPANNLKGKVGIPACLEELPAIPTGLADDESAFTVAFDWNEEIALPGALIVKNEHHNEFYLKTVTLQDVPGSGIIHFDCNSWVYPVNFYLQKYRIFFTNKTYLPHQTPKPITKYREEELQILRGKGRENAKLQEWDRVYDYAFYNDLGEPDKGPDHVRPIFGGSAKYPYPRRTRTSRPPTDEDPHTESRLPLLEALPRMYVPRDEKFGHSKLVDFLGDTGRSVSHGVVGLLKAVFDTTPTEFDSLQDVLNLYEKGIKLHNGSLRNKLKKLLHIGDSNTLKFPMPDIIKEDKTAWRTDEEFARQMLAGLHPLLIRRLEEFPPVSKLDKTAYGNQTSSITKECIEKNLDGLNVDEAIKSSRLFILDHHDKIMPYLRQINTNTTSKVYATRTILFLKEDGTLKPLVIELSLPHTEGDQYGAISEVHTPAYDGIKGSLWQLAKTYVAVTDSGYHQLISHWLNTHAVMEPFVIATNRQLSVLHPIYKLLQPHFRYTISINAVARQIALNANGLFEAAVFPRKYVGEWTSEMYKDWVFTEQALPKDLVKRGMAVKDSKSRLGYKLLIEDYPYAVDGLEIWSGIETWVKEFCSIYYNSDQMVANDTELQAWWKEIREKGHGDKKDEKWWPEMKTLDELIESCTTIIWVASALHSVVNFGQYPYGGYMPNRPTISRRFMPKPDTPEYKELKTNPDLAFLKTVPNQLQTLLAMSVIELISGHSPDEVYLGQQDPRNSTYDAAGLEAFRRFTMNLSETEARIIERNNDTKLKNRVGSAKLPYTLLCPSSGEGITGKGIPNSISI is encoded by the exons ATGATGAACCTTCTCCTGAATAAGACCACCATTGTTGTTAACCATACTTTTCTATCTATTTATCCTCGTACAAAAATCATTCCTGCAACAAAACTACACTTAAATATGTCCTCAGATATTAAgggaaaaacaaaacatacaagtTTGAATGTGTTTAATAAAAGTACACATGTTAAGGAAAAGGAAGATTTTGCAGATGTTAATAAGGTTGTTGTTAAGGGGATAGTTGTGTTGAAGAAGAaaagtttgttgggtttgaaagaTGTCTCTGATTCATCTGTTTTGGACACCGTTGAAGCCGAAAAGGTTTCTCTTCAGCTTGTTAGTGCTGTTAATGCTGATCCAG CCAACAACTTGAAAGGGAAAGTTGGAATACCTGCATGTTTGGAAGAACTGCCTGCAATTCCCACTGGTTTGGCTGATGACGAATCAGCTTTCACAGTGGCTTTTGATTGGAATGAGGAAATAGCTCTTCCCGGGGCTCTTATCGTCAAAAATGAGCATCACAATGAATTTTATCTCAAAACTGTCACCTTACAAGATGTCCCTGGTTCTGGAATAATCCACTTTGATTGTAATTCATGGGTTTATCCTGTCAATTTCTACCTGCAGAAATATCGCATCTTCTTCACCAACAAG ACATACCTTCCTCACCAAACACCCAAACCAATAACCAAATACCGCGAGGAAGAACTACAGATTCTGAGAGGAAAGGGAAGAGAAAATGCAAAGCTCCAGGAATGGGATCGTGTATATGACTATGCATTTTACAATGACCTAGGAGAGCCAGATAAAGGACCTGATCATGTCCGTCCAATCTTTGGAGGCTCTGCAAAGTATCCTTATCCTCGTAGAACACGGACTAGCCGCCCCCCAACAGATGAAG ATCCTCACACTGAAAGCAGGCTACCACTACTTGAGGCCTTACCGCGCATGTATGTTCCAAGAGATGAGAAGTTTGGACACTCTAAGCTGGTGGACTTCCTTGGTGATACAGGCAGGTCTGTATCTCACGGGGTGGTTGGTCTACTGAAAGCAGTATTTGACACGACGCCGACAGAGTTTGACAGCTTACAAGATGTGCTGAACCTTTATGAAAAAGGAATTAAGCTTCATAATGGTTCGTTGCGAAACAAGTTGAAAAAGCTTCTTCATATTGGTGATTCAAACACTCTGAAGTTCCCTATGCCTGATATCATAAAAG AGGACAAAACAGCTTGGAGAACTGACGAAGAATTTGCTAGGCAAATGCTTGCTGGATTGCATCCTCTTCTGATCCGTCGCTTAGAG GAGTTTCCTCCAGTTAGTAAACTGGATAAAACAGCATACGGAAACCAAACTAGCTCAATTACCAAGGAGTGCATTGAAAAGAACCTGGATGGATTGAATGTAGATGAG GCAATCAAGAGTAGTAGGCTGTTCATATTAGACCATCACGATAAGATCATGCCATATCTGAGGCAGATCAATACGAATACTACATCAAAAGTTTACGCCACCAGGACAATCCTCTTCTTAAAAGAGGATGGAACACTGAAACCCTTGGTAATCGAATTAAGCCTGCCTCACACAGAAGGGGATCAATATGGTGCTATAAGCGAAGTACACACACCAGCGTATGATGGAATCAAAGGCTCCCTTTGGCAGTTGGCCAAAACTTATGTTGCTGTCACCGACTCTGGCTACCATCAACTGATCAGCCACTG GTTAAACACACATGCAGTGATGGAACCATTTGTCATAGCAACAAATAGACAGCTGAGTGTGCTTCACCCAATTTATAAGCTTCTACAGCCTCACTTCCGTTACACGATCAGCATAAATGCTGTAGCTCGACAGATTGCTCTTAATGCTAACGGATTGTTTGAGGCCGCAGTCTTTCCCAGAAAGTATGTTGGAGAGTGGACATCAGAAATGTACAAAGATTGGGTTTTCACTGAGCAAGCACTTCCTAAGGATCTTGTGAAGAG AGGAATGGCGGTTAAGGATTCGAAAAGCCGCCTCGGATATAAGCTACTCATAGAGGACTACCCATATGCTGTCGATGGGCTGGAGATCTGGTCAGGAATTGAGACTTGGGTCAAAGAGTTCTGCTCAATCTACTACAATTCTGACCAAATGGTTGCTAATGACACGGAACTGCAGGCCTGGTGGAAAGAAATCCGTGAAAAGGGCCACGGTGACAAGAAAGATGAGAAGTGGTGGCCAGAAATGAAGACCCTAGATGAGTTGATTGAATCTTGCACAACTATTATATGGGTTGCTTCTGCTCTCCATTCAGTTGTGAATTTCGGACAATACCCTTATGGAGGATACATGCCCAACCGGCCTACTATAAGCAGGCGGTTCATGCCAAAGCCAGACACTCCCGAGTATAAAGAGCTCAAGACGAATCCCGACCTTGCCTTCCTAAAAACAGTGCCAAACCAACTCCAAACCTTGTTGGCTATGTCAGTAATTGAGCTTATTTCCGGGCATTCTCCTGATGAGGTCTATTTGGGACAGCAAGATCCCAGGAATTCCACATATGATGCTGCAGGATTAGAAGCATTCAGAAGATTTACAATGAATCTATCGGAGACTGAAGCGAGGATCATTGAGAGGAACAATGATACAAAGCTGAAAAATCGGGTTGGGTCAGCTAAGTTGCCCTACACATTGCTTTGCCCTTCTAGCGGAGAAGGAATCACTGGTAAGGGAATTCCCAACAGTATCTCGATCTGA